Part of the Egibacteraceae bacterium genome, TGCACGGTCAGCATTCTGGATGACGACATCATCGACCGCACCCGGGTGCACGGACCCCGTCAGGTGACCGATGCCTACCTGCTCGCCCTGGCGGTTGCCAACAACGGACGGTTCGTCACCTTCGACCAGTCCATCTCCCTGGACGCGGTGTACGGTGCCACACAATCGAGCCTCGTGACCGTGTGGCCAGTTCCACGGAGCCGACATGGCTCGGGTGGAAGGTCTCGCCGGTAAGGGCGGCTGAACCTTAGATGTCGTAGTACTGGGCGCGGCCATCGCGCCCCTCCCCGCGCTCGTGTGAGCCCAGTGTGAGCCGAAGCGGCACCTCGATGCTGGGGGGGGGCGGCCCCGCCGCCTCTGCAACGCGGAGCACCACTGCGGCCGAGCGAGGCGGCCACCTCCAGGGGGGTGCAGTGGCCCGGCGACGCGGCCAAATGAGTCTCGCTACCGCGCCGTTGCGGCCAGCGCGGCTTGCAGGGTCGCGTCGGACACGGCCGCGCGTCCGCCGAGGGCGACGATGCGGCGCGGATTCAGGCGCTCGAGCTCCGCGAAGACCGTCGCCGGCAGGGTGTCGCGCTGCACCAGCAGGAGGGGACCGTCGGTCGCCGCGGCGGCCGGTCCGCCCGCGAGCGCGTCGGGGAAGTCCGCACCTGTGGCCAGGTACACCACGTCGCTGGCCTCGGGGAAGGCCCACTGGGAGATCTCGCTCGCCGTGGCGAAGCGGTTCTCCCCGGACAGACGGGTGACGGTGGTGGAAAGCAGGCGGAGCACCGACAGGACGGGGTCGGCGACCGCGCCGGGCCCGCCGAGCACGACGATGTGCTCGGGCTGCAGCTGGGCCACAGCCGCCTCCGTGACGTCCGGGAGGCCGTCGGGGTCGGTCAGCAGCAGCGGTGCCCCTTGGATGGCCGCGGTGGCGCCACCCGACAGCGCGTCGGGGAAGTTGCGTCCCGACGCGAGGTAGAGGACCGGCACGGGACCGGTGAAGGTGTCCAGGGCGACGGCCGCCGCGGTGCTGTAGCGGTCGGGGCCGGCGACGCGACGGACGGTCCCGTAGTGGCCGAGCAGCCGCTCCACGCCGCGGGAGACGCTGCCGGTGCCCCCGACGACCACGATCTCCTCGGGGTCCAGGCGCGACAGCTCCGCGGCGGTCGCGGCGGGCAGGGCGGCGGGGTCGGTCAGCAGGACGGGACCACCGGCGACGGCGGCGGCGGGACCCGCGGCGAGCGCGTCGGGGTATGCCCTCCCGGTGCCGACGTACACGCGGGCGACCCCGGGCTCGTGCATGGACGCGCTGATCGTTGCTGCGGTGGCGTACCGGTCGCCCCCGGCGAGTCGGTCGCTGGACGCGGCCTGCGGGCTGTCGTCGGGGTCGGGTTCGGGCTCGGGTTCGGGCTCGTAGGACGGCTCGGGCTCGGGGCTCGGGCTCGGCGTCGGGTCGGGATCTGTGGTGTCGGCCAGCAGCTCGACGGTGGCTGCGGCGTCGACCCTGCCGTGGTGCACCCAGGAGCCGACCGGCACCGCCGTCGACTCCAGCGCGCCGCGCAGGACGTCGACCCCTGGATCCGGGGCGACCGCACGGGCCAGCCCGAGGATGCCGGCCACGACCGGTGCGGCGGCAGAGGTGCCGCAGAACGCCCGGTAGCCACCCCCGCTGACGGCGGCGCCCGCCGCGTGGCTGCAGCCGGGTGCCGCGAGGTCGACCCAGTCGCCGCTGTTGCTGTAGTCCTCTTGCTGGTCGGAGGGCGTGGCGGCGCCCACGCCGATGACGCCCTCGTAGGCGGCCGGGTAGGTGGGAGCGGTGCCGGCGTGGTTGCCCGCCGAGGCCACCAGGGCCACGCCGTTCGCCAGGGCGTAGTCGACCGCCGAGGTGAGGGTGCGCGTGGAGGTGGGGCCCGCCACGCTCATGTTGATGACCGCTGCCCCGTGGTCGGTGGCCCAC contains:
- a CDS encoding cell wall-binding repeat-containing protein, which produces MGIRGAVATLVVAVVTLTGVPAGAMEATAAGPGADRAPERIVVGYTGSDHPVVLHTPRDGMDRTLRALQADPAVEYAEHDARIEAADLTPNDPLWGSQGAIRQVGGPRAWSTSTGDPSVVVAVLDSGVDASHEDLVGATVTGWNVLTDTAQTGDDFGHGTAVASVVAARTDNGQGVAGLCWTCAVMPVKVLDANGAGYVSDLAAGIRWATDHGAAVINMSVAGPTSTRTLTSAVDYALANGVALVASAGNHAGTAPTYPAAYEGVIGVGAATPSDQQEDYSNSGDWVDLAAPGCSHAAGAAVSGGGYRAFCGTSAAAPVVAGILGLARAVAPDPGVDVLRGALESTAVPVGSWVHHGRVDAAATVELLADTTDPDPTPSPSPEPEPSYEPEPEPEPDPDDSPQAASSDRLAGGDRYATAATISASMHEPGVARVYVGTGRAYPDALAAGPAAAVAGGPVLLTDPAALPAATAAELSRLDPEEIVVVGGTGSVSRGVERLLGHYGTVRRVAGPDRYSTAAAVALDTFTGPVPVLYLASGRNFPDALSGGATAAIQGAPLLLTDPDGLPDVTEAAVAQLQPEHIVVLGGPGAVADPVLSVLRLLSTTVTRLSGENRFATASEISQWAFPEASDVVYLATGADFPDALAGGPAAAATDGPLLLVQRDTLPATVFAELERLNPRRIVALGGRAAVSDATLQAALAATAR